Sequence from the Sphingomicrobium clamense genome:
AGCCTAGCGTGGGCGGTCTCAGTCGGAAAGCGTGTCGAGCAACTCGCGGAGCGAGGCCTGAAGCGAGGAGGCGTCGGCAGGGTCGAGCGCGGCCAGCATCTCGGTTTCCATCGCGCGGACATCGTGCGCAATCTCGCGATAGAGGCGGGCACCGCGCCGCGTGAGGTGCAGATGCCCGACCCGCCCATCACTGTCGGAGGCCCTGCGCTCGATCAGGCGGCGCTCGATCAAGCTCTTGACTGCGCGGCTGACCAATCCCTTGTCCATCGGCGTGACCGCCACGACCTCGTTTGCGGTGCGCCCCTCGGCCTCGGCGACGGCGGCAAGGACGCGCCATTGGGAAAGATTCATGTCGCGAAAACGTTTGACGATTGCCCCGCTTCGGCGCGACACGCGGTCCGCGAGAAGGATGAGCTGGTAGGGCAGAAAATCGTCCAGCTCGATGATGTCGTCCCGATTGACTCGCATAGCCTTTGCCCAGTAAGTTGCAAAAACAACCAGTTGTGCACAACAACTAAACTGTCACGGTATCGGGAAAAGCGCAAGTCGACCCGAATTTGAAAGAAAGATCCTCCCATGGCCGACCTGTTCGACAATCCCATCGGTCTCGACGGTTTCGAGTTCGTCGAGTTCTGCGCGCCCGAAAAGGGCCTGCTTGAGCCGGTGTTTGAAGCGATGGGCTTCACCCATATCGCCAATCACCGTTCAAAAGATGTGCAGCTCTGGCGACAGGGCGGGATCAACCTGATTGCCAATTACGAACCGGGCAGTGCGGCCGCCTATTTCGCCGCCGAACACGGGCCCGGTGCGTGCGGCATGGGCTTTCGCGTGCGCGATGCGGGCGAGGCGATGGACGCGCTGATCGAACGCGGCGCGCAGCCGGTCGATGGC
This genomic interval carries:
- a CDS encoding MarR family winged helix-turn-helix transcriptional regulator — protein: MRVNRDDIIELDDFLPYQLILLADRVSRRSGAIVKRFRDMNLSQWRVLAAVAEAEGRTANEVVAVTPMDKGLVSRAVKSLIERRLIERRASDSDGRVGHLHLTRRGARLYREIAHDVRAMETEMLAALDPADASSLQASLRELLDTLSD